A single genomic interval of Desulfosoma caldarium harbors:
- the acnA gene encoding aconitate hydratase AcnA produces the protein MKKPYPTKTLELSGKKIELLDMDALEKDLGVAVQRLPFCIRVLVENLARKMDGVTVKPSDVEKAARWLSRHESPVEIAFYPARVLMQDFTGVPAVVDLAAMRDAMKALGGDPGRINPLVPVDLVVDHSVQVDFYGTERALWRNVVKEYERNAERYALLKWAQKSFETLRVVPPKSGICHQVNLESLAQVIVLDPGTLGDIMRAYPDTLVGTDSHTTMINGMGVLGWGVGGIEAEAVMLGQPYWMTLPEVIGVRLVGRLAPRVTATDLVLFITERLRSYNVVEKFVEFFGPSLRFLSLPDRATVANMAPEYGATVGFFPIDAVTLEYLRATGRGDRAGFVEAAAKALKLFAEGPEPQYTDVIELDLAEVEPCVAGPARPQDRIPLKNLKARFGELLGCRYDSHVAKAQESVFMNESGCTTEKLKACMPLGQRFYPVEVYGRLSHIGDGSVVLAAITSCTNTSNPSVMIGAGLLARNAVRRGLRVAPHVKTSLAPGSRVVVDYLAHAGLLPYLEALGFHCVGYGCTTCIGNSGPLHPAVEKVIEKEKLNVAAVLSGNRNFEARIHPRVRSNFLASPMLVVAFALAGRVDVDMDREPLALDPNGDPVYLEDLWPSEAEIAQMVRASVKEDFFRKAYGAVYEGDDLWQRLEVSKCTTFPWDADSTYIRKPPYFDALSPVPEAPRDIIGARALLVLGRSVTTDHISPAGSIPKDYPAGRYLMERGVDPGAFNSYGARRGNHEVMLRGTFGNIRLRNHMADGREGSWTRKLPEGTLMFVYDAAMAYAAEGTPLVVLADEEYGTGSSRDWAAKGTALLGVRAVIAQSFERIHRSNLVGMGVLPLVFEQGQSAASLGLDGTEVYDIRGLENLMPRKKLQVTAAKVDGSAVSFTVTARLETEMEVEYFCHGGILPYVVRKLHGEHTAGTTPPVSTS, from the coding sequence ATGAAGAAGCCTTATCCTACCAAGACCTTGGAACTGTCTGGAAAAAAAATCGAACTCCTCGATATGGATGCCTTGGAAAAGGATTTGGGCGTTGCGGTGCAGCGCCTTCCTTTTTGTATTCGTGTGCTTGTGGAAAATCTTGCCCGCAAGATGGACGGAGTGACGGTGAAACCGTCAGATGTGGAAAAAGCGGCTCGATGGCTTTCTCGCCATGAGAGTCCCGTGGAAATCGCCTTTTACCCGGCCCGAGTCCTCATGCAGGACTTTACCGGTGTGCCTGCTGTGGTGGATTTGGCGGCCATGCGCGATGCCATGAAGGCTTTGGGCGGTGATCCCGGCCGCATCAATCCGCTGGTTCCCGTGGATTTGGTCGTGGACCATTCGGTCCAGGTGGATTTTTACGGCACGGAGCGCGCCTTATGGCGCAACGTCGTAAAAGAATACGAAAGAAACGCGGAACGCTACGCGCTGCTCAAATGGGCTCAAAAAAGCTTCGAAACCCTGCGGGTGGTTCCGCCCAAATCGGGCATCTGTCATCAGGTCAATTTGGAATCTTTGGCCCAGGTGATTGTCCTTGACCCCGGTACATTGGGGGACATCATGAGGGCTTACCCGGACACCCTCGTAGGAACGGACTCGCACACGACCATGATCAACGGCATGGGGGTCTTGGGTTGGGGTGTAGGGGGCATTGAAGCCGAGGCGGTCATGTTGGGCCAACCTTATTGGATGACGCTTCCAGAAGTCATCGGTGTGCGGCTCGTAGGGCGGCTGGCCCCAAGGGTCACCGCCACGGACCTGGTGCTTTTTATAACCGAGAGGCTGCGTTCGTACAACGTGGTGGAAAAATTCGTGGAATTTTTCGGACCCAGTCTGCGGTTCCTATCCCTTCCGGATCGGGCCACCGTGGCAAACATGGCTCCGGAATACGGCGCCACGGTGGGGTTTTTCCCCATCGATGCGGTTACCCTGGAGTATCTTCGGGCCACGGGAAGAGGGGACCGAGCGGGCTTTGTGGAAGCTGCGGCGAAGGCGCTTAAACTTTTTGCAGAAGGCCCTGAGCCACAATACACGGATGTCATCGAGCTGGATTTGGCCGAGGTGGAACCCTGTGTGGCCGGTCCCGCTCGACCCCAGGATCGTATCCCTCTAAAAAACCTTAAGGCCCGCTTTGGTGAGCTTCTAGGGTGTCGCTACGATTCGCACGTGGCGAAAGCGCAGGAATCCGTTTTCATGAATGAATCGGGATGCACGACGGAAAAGCTCAAAGCCTGCATGCCTTTGGGACAGCGCTTTTACCCGGTGGAAGTCTACGGGCGCCTATCCCACATTGGCGACGGATCCGTGGTGCTGGCGGCCATCACGTCCTGCACCAACACGTCGAACCCGTCGGTGATGATCGGGGCGGGCCTTTTGGCACGCAATGCGGTGCGCCGAGGTCTGCGTGTTGCGCCCCATGTGAAGACATCTCTGGCCCCCGGCAGCCGTGTGGTCGTGGACTATTTGGCTCACGCGGGACTTTTGCCCTACTTGGAGGCCCTGGGGTTTCATTGTGTGGGGTATGGGTGCACCACGTGCATCGGCAACAGTGGACCATTGCACCCGGCAGTGGAAAAGGTGATCGAAAAGGAAAAACTCAACGTGGCGGCGGTTCTTTCCGGAAACCGTAACTTTGAGGCGCGCATTCACCCTCGCGTGCGATCCAACTTTCTCGCATCCCCCATGCTCGTGGTGGCCTTTGCCTTAGCCGGGCGCGTGGATGTGGATATGGACCGGGAACCACTGGCGTTGGACCCCAACGGAGATCCGGTCTATCTGGAAGACCTGTGGCCTTCTGAGGCCGAGATCGCTCAAATGGTGCGTGCCTCGGTCAAGGAGGACTTTTTTCGCAAAGCCTATGGTGCCGTTTACGAAGGCGACGATCTATGGCAGCGGCTTGAGGTTTCGAAGTGCACCACGTTTCCGTGGGATGCGGATTCCACGTATATTCGCAAGCCACCGTATTTTGACGCCCTATCGCCCGTTCCCGAAGCGCCCCGCGATATCATTGGGGCTCGAGCCCTGCTGGTTTTGGGTCGTTCGGTCACCACCGACCACATTTCACCGGCGGGATCCATACCCAAAGACTATCCGGCGGGGCGTTACCTTATGGAGCGGGGTGTGGACCCGGGGGCTTTCAATTCCTACGGAGCGCGGCGCGGCAATCACGAAGTGATGCTTCGAGGCACTTTCGGCAACATTCGTTTGCGCAACCATATGGCCGACGGCCGAGAAGGGTCGTGGACGCGCAAGCTTCCCGAAGGGACCCTCATGTTTGTCTATGATGCGGCCATGGCTTATGCCGCGGAAGGGACACCTTTGGTGGTCTTGGCCGACGAGGAGTACGGCACAGGGTCTTCTCGGGACTGGGCGGCCAAAGGGACGGCGCTTCTTGGCGTGCGCGCCGTGATCGCCCAGTCTTTTGAACGGATTCATCGAAGCAATCTTGTGGGCATGGGCGTGTTGCCTTTGGTCTTTGAACAGGGTCAGAGTGCTGCGTCCCTGGGATTGGACGGCACCGAAGTCTATGACATTCGAGGGCTGGAAAATCTGATGCCTCGAAAGAAACTCCAGGTCACTGCGGCCAAGGTGGACGGATCCGCC
- a CDS encoding NUDIX domain-containing protein, whose amino-acid sequence MKFCPECGKPLAHAFIDGRPRKVCPDSLCGYIYWNNPTPVVAGVVEWNGGVILVRSRGWPQRFFGIVAGFLEAGETPEEGILREVAEELGLTGRIVDFLGHYDFPEKNQTIAAFHVRAEGTLVLGHEIAEAKVLPPEQVKPWNAGTGPAVKEFLRRRTKGDAMEKRVVSPGEQLVFALYVRDVETSCRFFQDLGFHVSRRDGPFAELRWEDSLLFVVERHELSPPAQPVGNIRVMVSDVDAVYKKVQELGYAIVTPLEDRYYGLRDFIIKGPDGVDVRFAAPLSTATKEGEAESAPVCGKASTHPTSTPQRSNDPHRKG is encoded by the coding sequence GTGAAATTTTGCCCGGAATGTGGAAAACCCCTTGCCCATGCCTTCATCGATGGACGTCCTCGAAAAGTTTGCCCGGATTCCCTCTGCGGTTATATCTACTGGAACAACCCCACCCCTGTGGTGGCCGGCGTTGTGGAATGGAACGGCGGGGTAATACTGGTGCGCAGTCGAGGCTGGCCTCAGCGGTTTTTCGGCATTGTGGCCGGTTTTCTCGAAGCGGGGGAAACGCCGGAAGAGGGAATCCTTCGTGAAGTCGCCGAAGAGCTGGGGCTTACGGGGCGCATCGTGGATTTCCTGGGTCACTATGACTTTCCAGAAAAAAACCAAACCATTGCCGCTTTCCACGTGCGCGCAGAAGGGACTTTGGTTCTTGGCCACGAAATCGCCGAAGCGAAGGTGCTGCCTCCGGAACAGGTCAAACCGTGGAATGCCGGCACAGGTCCTGCCGTAAAGGAATTCCTTCGACGCCGCACCAAAGGAGATGCAATGGAAAAGCGTGTGGTCTCCCCTGGCGAGCAGTTGGTCTTTGCTTTGTACGTCCGTGATGTGGAAACGTCGTGCCGATTTTTTCAGGACTTAGGCTTTCACGTAAGCCGCCGGGATGGACCCTTTGCAGAATTGCGCTGGGAAGATTCTTTGCTCTTTGTGGTGGAGCGGCACGAGCTGAGCCCGCCCGCGCAACCCGTTGGCAATATCCGTGTCATGGTCTCTGATGTGGACGCCGTTTACAAGAAGGTCCAGGAGCTGGGTTATGCCATCGTGACGCCTTTGGAAGACCGCTACTACGGGCTGCGAGATTTTATCATCAAAGGCCCCGATGGGGTTGATGTACGCTTTGCAGCTCCGTTGTCAACAGCCACAAAAGAGGGCGAGGCCGAGTCCGCTCCAGTTTGCGGGAAAGCCTCAACACACCCCACGTCAACGCCCCAAAGATCCAATGACCCACATCGGAAAGGGTAA
- a CDS encoding bacterioferritin gives MESKEKRREKVIDVLNKARAMELLAIHQYMNQHYNLDDLDYGELAAKMKLIAIDEMRHAEMFAERIKELGGEPVTVYDGQVVKGQNVREIFPFDANLEDETIDIYNQFRLVCQENGDAVSMKLFEDIINEEQIHYNYFDNVDAHIKKLGDTYLAKIAGTPSETGLPPRGFAVGTGAQA, from the coding sequence ATGGAAAGCAAGGAAAAGCGACGCGAAAAAGTCATCGACGTGCTCAACAAGGCTCGGGCCATGGAACTGCTGGCCATTCATCAGTACATGAACCAGCACTACAACTTAGACGACCTGGACTACGGGGAACTGGCGGCCAAGATGAAACTCATCGCTATCGATGAAATGCGCCATGCCGAGATGTTTGCGGAAAGGATCAAAGAATTGGGAGGAGAACCGGTCACGGTTTATGACGGCCAGGTGGTTAAGGGTCAAAACGTGCGGGAGATTTTTCCCTTTGACGCCAATCTGGAAGACGAGACCATCGACATCTACAACCAGTTTCGTCTGGTGTGTCAGGAAAACGGCGATGCCGTCAGCATGAAACTCTTCGAAGACATCATCAATGAAGAACAAATTCACTACAACTATTTTGATAACGTGGATGCCCATATCAAAAAATTGGGCGACACCTACCTTGCCAAGATTGCAGGCACACCCTCGGAAACGGGCCTTCCTCCTCGAGGATTTGCCGTGGGTACCGGCGCTCAGGCATAA